A single region of the Lycium barbarum isolate Lr01 chromosome 2, ASM1917538v2, whole genome shotgun sequence genome encodes:
- the LOC132627568 gene encoding homeobox-leucine zipper protein ATHB-6-like → MKRFSFSDSSGKLLYPTEEKNTEKLAYSNEFQAMLDGLEDEDGIEESGCGTGKKRRLRVDQVQALEKIFEVDNKLDPDRKVKIAQELGLQPRQIAIWFQNRRARWKTKQLERDYNILKVNYEALQHNYTKVEQEKEGLITELKGLKEKLGEETLSSAYQRPQEMLELNPRINYEVSNKKLNINSDFVDSKDGSSDSDSSGVMNEENYNNSLNYQPLMPKVSSYNNALDHLSLSSSTYTQLLDPRAGNSTSSSMRAYNHNQQAVGRMEEQNAFTVEDSCNIYSVDQAPNLYWYLSDHRN, encoded by the exons ATGAAGCGGTTTAGTTTCTCAGATTCTTCTGGCAAATTGCTTTATCCAACAGAAG AAAAAAATACAGAGAAGTTGGCATACAGCAATGAGTTCCAGGCAATGTTGGATGGATTAGAAGATGAAGATGGGATAGAAGAGAGTGGATGTGGAACAGGGAAGAAAAGGAGACTAAGAGTTGATCAAGTGCAAGCACTGGAGAAAATATTTGAAGTTGATAACAAACTTGACCCCGACAGAAAAGTGAAAATTGCACAAGAATTAGGCCTGCAACCAAGACAAATTGCAATTTGGTTCCAAAATCGCCGCGCCCGTTGGAAGACTAAGCAATTAGAAAGAGATTATAACATTCTCAAAGTCAATTATGAAGCTCTTCAGCACAATTATACCAAAGTTGAACAAGAAAAAGAAGGCTTGATTACTGAG CTAAAAGGACTAAAAGAGAAGCTTGGAGAGGAAACATTATCCTCTGCATATCAAAGGCCTCAAGAAATGCTTGAATTGAACCCCAGAATTAACTATGAAGTCAGCAACAAGAAGTTGAATATTAATTCAGATTTTGTGGATTCAAAAGATGGATCATCAGATAGTGATTCAAGTGGAGTGATGAATGAAGAAAATTACAACAATAGTCTCAATTATCAGCCATTAATGCCTAAGGTGTCATCTTATAATAATGCTTTGGATCACTTGTCATTGTCTTCATCAACATACACTCAGTTATTGGATCCAAGGGCAGGTAATTCCACATCATCATCAATGAGGGCTTATAATCATAATCAGCAAGCTGTTGGGAGAATGGAGGAGCAAAATGCTTTTACAGTAGAGGATTCTTGCAATATTTATTCTGTTGATCAAGCACCAAATCTTTATTGGTATCTTAGTGACCACAGGAATTAG